One part of the Nymphaea colorata isolate Beijing-Zhang1983 chromosome 8, ASM883128v2, whole genome shotgun sequence genome encodes these proteins:
- the LOC116259140 gene encoding FHA domain-containing protein DDL: MSPSVHTRSPARRHSSDWSESPPKRRSSARSRSPHKRGSPRRDRSPDRRRGSPPRMKSPTRSKSSHKARSPTREALSSRGHSPNHAKHPLKSISLSPSPSPRTKRLRRAQAERDAERTMERDRDRTSSRDKDRERHKRQASDKDMGYEKRTADDKHDGHSSRRKHEHSSSPGERSRKLSNHGHHSPRRVESSQERKHAAKTGARDEEPNAKGSLPTRDEEHDSVSKMKVAEEALETKQKQKPSFELSGKLSEETNRVKGVTLLFTEPPDARKPDMRWRLYVFKAGEVLNEPLYVHRQSCYLFGRERRVADVPTDHPSCSKQHAVIQFRLVEKEGADGLMKKQVMPYLMDLGSTNGTFINDNQIEPQRYYELFEKDTIRFGNSSREYVLLHENSAT; this comes from the exons ATGAGCCCTTCGGTGCATACTCGGTCGCCTGCAAGGAGACATTCATCTGATTGGTCTGAATCTCCACCTAAGAGGCGTTCATCAGCACGATCCAGATCTCCTCATAAGAGAGGTTCACCAAGAAGAGATCGATCTCCTGATAGGCGCAGGGGATCTCCTCCAAGAATGAAATCACCCACTAGGAGTAAATCATCTCACAAGGCAAGGTCACCCACCCGAGAAGCATTGTCTAGTCGAGGCCATTCTCCTAATCATGCAAAACATCCTTTGAAGTCTATCTCTTTGTCTCCATCTCCCTCACCACGTACAAAGCGTCTAAGGAGAGCTCAAGCAGAAAGAGATGCAGAGAGGACAATGGAAAGAGATCGAGATAGAACTAGCAGTAGAGATAAAGATCGTGAGAGACACAAAAGACAGGCTTCAGATAAGGATATGGGATATGAAAAAAGAACTGCTGATGACAAGCATGATGGCCATTCATCTAGGCGCAAGCATGAACATTCTTCTTCCCCTGGGGAACGCAGCCGCAAGCTTAGCAATCACGGGCATCATTCACCTAGAAGAGTTGAGAGTAGTCAAGAGAGGAAGCATGCAGCAAAGACTGGGGCACGTGATGAG GAGCCAAATGCCAAGGGTTCATTACCAACCAG AGATGAGGAGCATGATTCAGTATCTAAAATGAAGGTTGCTGAGGAGGCCTTAGAAACCAAGCAAAAG CAAAAACCATCATTCGAGCTATCCGGGAAACTTTCAGAGGAAACTAACCGAGTCAAGG GTGTGACCCTGTTATTTACTGAACCACCTGATGCTCGCAAACCTGATATGAGGTGGCGACTTTATGTATTCAAGGCTGGGGAAGTACTTAATG AACCCCTTTACGTGCATCGCCAAAGCTGTTATCTttttggaagagagagaagagttgCTGATGTTCCTACTGATCATCCATCATGCAGCAAGCAGCATGCTGTGATACAGTTCAG GCTGGTTGAAAAAGAAGGAGCTGATGGTTTGATGAAAAAGCAAGTAAT GCCTTATTTAATGGATCTTGGGAGCACAAATGGTACATTCATTAAT GATAATCAGATTGAGCCCCAACGCTATTATGAACTTTTTGAGAAGGACACCATTAGGTTTGGTAACAGTAG TCGAGAATATGTACTTTTGCACGAGAATTCAGCTACTTGA
- the LOC116259168 gene encoding uncharacterized protein At3g17950-like — protein sequence MEVIMGDNHQQLSSPTISSISSSDLDTESTGSFFHEKTTTLGTLMGVRPRLLSPSASSTSASRSNGNAHLNRQQHANTKSGRGASPRGGAHTNHHSRRRKGHTWWWRLCRDTTHHPHTGSPSRVAAGHSSRSLGDFLQVERRSIVDEYLGGGRVGGGLLFVDGRVVPPSQPSISAAPPPSVSLSSSSSSSRMPVFGICSSSGRGG from the exons atGGAGGTGATCATGGGCGACAACCATCAGCAGCTATCTTCTCCAACCATCTCCTCCATTTCCTCCTCCGACCTCGATACAGAG TCGACAGGATCCTTTTTCCACGAGAAGACGACCACTCTGGGAACTCTTATGGGCGTCCGCCCCCGCCTTCTCTCCCCTTCCgcctcctccacctccgcctccAGGAGCAACGGGAATGCGCACCTCAACCGGCAGCAGCATGCCAACACCAAGAGCGGGAGGGGCGCCTCACCAAGAGGAGGAGCCCACACCAACCACCACTCTCGGCGGAGGAAGGGCCACACGTGGTGGTGGCGCCTCTGCAGGGACACCACCCACCACCCCCACACCGGATCCCCGTCCAGGGTGGCCGCCGGCCACAGCAGCCGGTCCCTCGGCGACTTCCTGCAAGTCGAGCGCAGATCCATCGTGGATGAGTACCTCGGCGGCGGTCGTGTCGGTGGCGGGCTCCTGTTCGTCGATGGGAGGGTCGTACCTCCTTCTCAGCCGTCCATCTCTGCCGCCCCTCCCCCGtccgtttctctctcttcctcttcctcttcctccaggATGCCTGTGTTTGGCATCTGTAGCAGTAGCGGCAGAGGAGGATAA
- the LOC116258629 gene encoding LRR receptor kinase BAK1-like — protein MWIGSRVLKGAEGMKTMGSNRPVPLVLLLWLVIARSFVTVCANQEGDALNKLKASLQDPNNVLQSWDATLVNPCTWFHVTCNNDNSVIRVDLGNAQLSGTLVPDLGLLPNLQYLELYSNNLSGSIPNELGNLSSLVSLDLYLNKFAGPIPGTLGKLTKLRFLRLNNNTLSGPIPISLTTVNALQVLDLSNNNLSGEVPSNGSFQLFTPISFANNPELKQPPASPPPAFNNSPSAGSPGGSISSTGAIAGGVAAGAALLFAAPAIGFAWWRRRKPQELFFDVPAEEDPEVHLGQLKRFSLRELQVATDGFSNKNILGRGGFGKVYKGRLADGTLVAVKRLKEERTPGGELQFQTEVELISMAVHRNLLRLKGFCMTPTERLLVYPFMANGSVASCLRERPPSQPPLDWPTRRRIALGSSRGLSYLHDHCDPKIIHRDVKAANILLDEEFEAVVGDFGLAKLMDYKDTHVTTAVRGTIGHIAPEYLSTGKSSEKTDVFGYGIMLLELITGQRAFDLARLANDDDVMLLDWVKGLLKEKRLDMLVDPDLQNNYIESEVEQLIQVALLCTQGSPMDRPKMSEVVRMLEGDGLAERWEEWQKVEVVRSQEVDLPPLRNSEWIIDSTENLHAVDLSGPR, from the exons ATGTGGATAGGGTCTAGGGTCTTGAAGGGCGCGGAAGGGATGAAGACGATGGGGAGCAATCGGCCGGTGCCGCTGGTTTTGTTGTTGTGGCTCGTGATTGCTCGTTCCTTCGTGACGGTTTGTGCAAACCAGGAAG GTGATGCATTGAATAAACTAAAAGCAAGTTTACAGGACCCGAATAATGTGCTGCAGAGCTGGGATGCCACCCTTGTAAATCCATGCACATGGTTTCATGTCACATGCAACAATGACAATAGTGTGATAAGAGT TGATCTTGGAAATGCGCAATTATCTGGTACTTTAGTCCCTGACCTTGGTTTGCTCCCCAATCTTCAGTACTT GGAGCTTTACAGTAACAATTTAAGTGGTTCAATACCTAATGAACTTGGGAATCTTTCAAGCCTGGTCAGTTTGGATCTTTACTTGAACAAGTTCGCTGGACCCATTCCTGGCACATTGGGCAAGCTTACAAAGCTGCGATTCCT TCGGCTTAATAACAACACTCTCTCTGGCCCAATTCCAATCTCCTTGACTACAGTTAACGCATTGCAAGTTCT GGATCTTTCAAATAACAATTTGTCTGGTGAAGTACCATCAAATGGGTCGTTCCAGCTGTTCACCCCTATCAG TTTTGCAAATAATCCAGAGCTTAAACAACCTCCAGCTTCACCACCCCCTGCTTTTAACAATTCACCATCTGCTGGTAGTCCAG GTGGTAGTATATCAAGTACTGGGGCAATTGCTGGAGGAGTGGCAGCAGGTGCTGCACTATTATTTGCTGCACCTGCTATTGGATTTGCTTGGTGGCGTCGCCGGAAGCCGCAAGAGCTGTTCTTTGATGTACCAG CTGAGGAGGATCCAGAAGTTCATTTGGGACAGCTTAAAAGATTTTCATTGCGGGAGTTACAAGTTGCAACAGATGGATTTAGCAACAAAAACATTTTGGGACGAGGCGGATTTGGTAAAGTCTATAAAGGACGTCTTGCAGATGGAACATTAGTGGCTGTCAAGCGTCTGAAGGAAGAACGTACCCCAGGGGGGGAGCTTCAATTCCAGACTGAGGTAGAGCTGATTAGCATGGCTGTGCATAGGAATCTCCTACGGTTGAAGGGCTTTTGCATGACCCCAACTGAGCGGTTGCTTGTTTATCCTTTTATGGCAAACGGGAGTGTTGCATCGTGTTTAAGAg AGCGGCCACCATCGCAGCCACCACTTGATTGGCCAACTAGAAGGAGAATTGCCTTGGGTTCTTCTAGAGGACTTTCATATTTGCATGATCATTGTGACCCAAAGATCATTCACCGAGATGTGAAAGCTGCAAATATTTTATTAGATGAGGAGTTTGAAGCTGTGGTTGGTGACTTTGGCTTGGCGAAACTTATGGACTATAAGGACACACACGTCACAACAGCTGTTCGTGGCACAATTGGGCATATTGCTCCAGAGTATCTTTCCACTGGAAAATCATCAGAGAAGACTGATGTCTTTGGTTATGGTATTATGCTGTTGGAGCTCATTACTGGACAAAGAGCATTTGATCTTGCTCGTCTTGCCAATGACGATGATGTGATGTTGTTGGATTGG GTGAAAGGGCTTCTGAAGGAGAAGAGGTTGGACATGTTGGTTGATCCTGACCTTCAGAACAATTACATTGAGAGCGAGGTGGAGCAGCTAATCCAGGTAGCATTACTTTGCACGCAAGGTTCTCCTATGGACAGACCCAAAATGTCTGAGGTGGTGAGAATGCTTGAAGGCGATGGGCTAGCGGAGAGATGGGAGGAATGGCAGAAGGTGGAAGTTGTCAGAAGTCAGGAGGTGGATTTGCCGCCACTCCGAAATTCAGAGTGGATCATAGATTCCACTGAAAATCTCCATGCAGTAGATTTGTCCGGACCAAGATGA